From a region of the Arachis ipaensis cultivar K30076 chromosome B09, Araip1.1, whole genome shotgun sequence genome:
- the LOC110266740 gene encoding protein ROOT HAIR DEFECTIVE 3 homolog 1-like, with translation MTNKHKIRVRRKLQFDIVSVVTSSCEVLINHVLCSLPPIDYLRRFSDGLVALQEKLKEALTGSIEKELFGEVIIDTWRSIRELLRNEVESTVFRLFTALTGLGIDGDTREKMIESVGDYAKGVVEEKVRGEAKSVLMRMKMCFERRFVNRLFIGKDDIPTAAKSARGYSLELLSILAAIRLNEDDIDDIKEILEAELFVSSSNSAANESSSVEFDPLHIAPDSWEQIPSCRTLIGPRSCKTVWDQFMQETEIIISKALEQVCTMFNIFLKISQL, from the exons ATGACAAATAAGCACAAAATTAGAGTAAGGAGGAAATTACAGTTTGACATTGTCTCGGTGGTTACTTCATCTTGTGAGGTATTGATCAATCATGTCTTGTGTTCCCTGCCCCCTATTGACTATCTTAGAAGGTTTTCTGATGGCCTAGTGGCATTGCAGGAAAAACTGAAAGAAGCATTGACTGGATCCATTGAAAAAGAACTCTTTGGTGAAGTTATTATAGATACTTGGAGATCAATACGGGAACTTCTCAGGAATGAGGTGGAATCAACTGTTTTCCGGTTATTTACTGCACTTACTGGGCTTGGAATAGATGGAGACACAAGGGAGAAAATGATTGAGAGTGTAGGGGATTATGCAAAGGGTGTTGTAGAAGAAAAGGTTAGGGGTGAAGCTAAAAGTGTTCTGATGCGAATGAAGATGTGTTTCGAAAGGAGGTTTGTGAACCGTCTTTTCATAGGCAAAGATGACATTCCAACTGCCGCGAAGTCTGCTCGCGGTTAT TCTTTGGAATTACTATCTATTTTGGCTGCAATTCGTTTGAATGAAGATGATATTGATGACATTAAAGAAATATTAGAAGCTGAATTATTCGTATCATCAAGCAATAGTGCTGCCAATGAAAGCAGCAGTGTGGAGTTTGATCCACTGCACATAGCTCCTGACAGTTGGGAACAG ATTCCATCCTGTCGGACACTGATTGGACCTCGCTCATGCAAAACGGTGTGGGATCAATTCATGCAAGAAACGGAGATCATTATCTCGAAGGCACTTGAACAGGTTTGTACCATGTTTAATATTTTTCTAAAGATTTCACAGCTTTGA